The following proteins are co-located in the Paenibacillus sp. FSL H8-0079 genome:
- a CDS encoding TetR/AcrR family transcriptional regulator translates to MVGIKNNRRTKYTMELIKEVFLKLLETKKLSQITVTEICKQADINRGTFYLHYKDPYELFEALQKEFTQEIMETLGQGASLCTTEQSMINLLNIIQDKKTIYQILISESGENNFLTQILLEDFLLRNGEEAGSQKTFTMDYTLTYMVHGSLGIINQWLESNSEDSPQTIARLISSLGHQNMAKGDRRHEDATE, encoded by the coding sequence ATGGTTGGAATCAAAAATAATAGAAGAACTAAATATACGATGGAGCTTATTAAAGAGGTTTTTCTAAAGCTGTTAGAGACCAAAAAATTATCTCAAATAACGGTAACTGAAATATGTAAGCAGGCAGATATCAATAGAGGCACGTTTTATCTGCACTACAAAGATCCTTATGAATTGTTTGAAGCCTTGCAGAAGGAGTTTACGCAAGAAATCATGGAAACGTTAGGACAGGGAGCAAGTCTCTGTACAACGGAGCAATCGATGATTAATCTGCTGAACATTATTCAAGATAAGAAAACCATTTATCAAATCCTGATCTCGGAGAGTGGAGAAAACAACTTTTTAACACAAATTCTGTTGGAAGACTTTCTGCTAAGAAATGGAGAAGAGGCGGGCAGCCAGAAGACATTTACAATGGACTATACGCTCACTTACATGGTTCATGGTTCCTTAGGCATCATTAATCAATGGCTGGAATCCAATAGCGAGGACAGCCCGCAAACGATTGCTCGTCTTATTTCTTCTTTGGGTCATCAGAATATGGCTAAAGGAGATCGTAGGCATGAAGACGCAACCGAATGA
- a CDS encoding alpha/beta fold hydrolase → MKKTKLALILFMSMILTLSVPGIGSSSKVYAATARTPIVLVHGLTGSDSNFTAIESYLRSQGWTRDELFAIDLPSKQGNQLLNSAAISRFVDDVLRETGHTKVNIVAHSMGGANSLYYILNRGGASKVDKLITLGGANRLTTTTAPSGIKVTSIYSTSDTIVSPTLSRLSGANNISVSLVSHIGLLFNSRVNALIKTALNE, encoded by the coding sequence GTGAAAAAGACTAAATTAGCACTGATTTTATTCATGAGTATGATCCTTACCTTATCAGTACCCGGGATAGGCTCAAGTTCAAAGGTTTATGCAGCTACAGCCCGTACACCCATTGTATTGGTACATGGATTAACTGGTTCAGATAGCAATTTTACAGCGATTGAGAGTTATTTGCGTAGCCAAGGGTGGACGAGAGACGAACTATTTGCGATTGATCTTCCTAGTAAACAAGGAAACCAACTGTTGAATTCCGCAGCAATCAGTCGATTCGTAGATGATGTCCTACGCGAAACGGGCCACACCAAAGTCAATATTGTAGCGCATAGCATGGGCGGAGCCAATAGTCTCTATTACATACTTAACCGTGGAGGCGCTTCCAAAGTGGATAAGTTGATCACCCTCGGCGGGGCTAATCGATTGACTACAACAACAGCTCCGAGTGGAATAAAGGTGACTTCGATCTATTCCACCAGTGATACGATTGTATCCCCGACACTTTCCCGGTTGAGCGGGGCGAATAACATTTCCGTTTCCCTCGTATCTCATATCGGTCTGCTGTTTAATTCTCGGGTGAACGCCCTGATCAAAACTGCGTTGAACGAGTAG
- a CDS encoding Ger(x)C family spore germination protein — protein MRICRVLLLPILSCVLLSGCWDRIEINDLAIVLATGIDYEEGKVQLTSQIFVPRKAGGGDSSGSGGSPSGVTMIRTAEGRTIAEALNRLQRKVPRNMFWGHCEVIIISEQAGKRGIREYIDFFLRYPQFREHAYVFSSEKAAKDILALLDPLERSSAESLREMANLKLGTRITALELAKSIEGPSSSVILSRMLILPPEPDQDKLTTTPYVKGLSLYNKDRYVKTVKEPLSVGVLLLAKELNNIIMPVEFEPLEGTFSIRLIDIKTTLKPRIVNQHWSMKVDIQTSGEVVLNTTDANLTDPAVLTKLEKEWSAKLTSLAYDALDLSQKELRSDFFKFAVEFRRYYPKQWKKQEKNWETLYPELDVEVKVDAHVVRTGKSTGPQGIPNEDET, from the coding sequence TTGCGAATATGCAGAGTACTACTACTGCCGATATTGTCTTGTGTGCTGTTAAGTGGCTGCTGGGATCGTATCGAAATTAACGATTTGGCCATCGTGCTGGCTACAGGCATCGATTACGAAGAGGGCAAAGTACAATTAACTTCACAGATATTTGTTCCGCGCAAAGCAGGTGGAGGAGATAGCAGTGGGAGCGGAGGCAGTCCAAGCGGTGTCACAATGATTCGAACAGCGGAGGGGCGCACGATTGCCGAGGCGTTGAATCGGCTGCAACGGAAAGTTCCCCGGAATATGTTCTGGGGGCACTGTGAAGTCATTATCATTAGTGAGCAAGCAGGCAAACGCGGTATTCGCGAGTACATCGATTTCTTCCTGCGTTATCCTCAGTTTAGGGAACATGCATATGTCTTTTCCAGCGAAAAGGCAGCGAAAGATATCCTAGCGTTACTTGATCCCCTGGAGCGAAGTTCAGCTGAATCGCTGCGTGAGATGGCCAATCTGAAGCTTGGTACACGAATTACCGCGCTCGAGCTGGCTAAATCGATTGAAGGTCCGAGCAGCTCCGTCATTTTGTCTCGCATGTTAATCTTACCGCCAGAACCCGATCAGGATAAACTGACTACGACGCCATATGTGAAAGGTCTGAGCTTGTATAATAAGGATCGCTATGTCAAAACAGTTAAAGAACCATTAAGTGTAGGTGTATTACTACTCGCAAAAGAGCTGAACAACATTATCATGCCTGTTGAGTTTGAGCCGTTAGAGGGTACTTTCTCAATCCGACTCATTGATATTAAAACCACCTTGAAGCCGCGAATTGTAAACCAGCATTGGAGCATGAAGGTGGATATCCAAACCAGCGGAGAAGTGGTCTTAAATACGACGGATGCCAATCTGACGGATCCCGCTGTGTTAACTAAACTGGAAAAGGAATGGTCTGCCAAGCTCACATCTCTGGCTTATGATGCTTTAGACCTGTCCCAGAAGGAACTGCGCTCCGATTTCTTCAAATTTGCAGTTGAATTCCGCAGATATTATCCGAAGCAATGGAAGAAGCAGGAGAAGAATTGGGAAACCCTCTATCCTGAATTGGACGTGGAAGTTAAAGTGGATGCACACGTCGTTCGTACCGGTAAATCAACAGGGCCACAGGGAATACCGAATGAGGACGAAACTTGA
- a CDS encoding stalk domain-containing protein codes for MFIKRVGKIAAVTVIALSVLGSTPNMGGVYAAPAISVQLDDVPLKFDAAPRIDKGVTYVPFRTVGEALGIDITWNSTSQTVKATNTVNGQTTEVLLQVGSTTATVNGKKVTLPAAPVQREGRVLIPLSSFSNQFDVQVSWNQATKTVSLVSPRREMHLRAFYALQSFQEKDLIASMNSVAFGWSRIDREGQFTLQGDEYRLPAAAGDITPQSIIADAADQQIQPQLMVYALDGNGELTKVLSDSSLRQKSIEGITAAVAEHGFGGVVLDFEGLGFKLDAVEQQKLLNAYVKQLKSSLPQDTALSLAVPPLNSAYKGYDYKTLASIADDLIIMAYQYNPVGTKSQVPEPNSLVDQAIQLALQTGVPKNKLLLGISLSSETPSSVDDKLGLAKRYDLKGAAFWRLGLFRSYNTKMEDAVNASVIKE; via the coding sequence ATGTTCATTAAACGTGTAGGAAAAATCGCTGCGGTTACTGTAATTGCTCTCTCCGTCCTTGGTAGCACTCCCAATATGGGTGGAGTCTACGCTGCGCCTGCCATTTCAGTTCAACTGGATGATGTTCCCCTGAAATTTGATGCAGCTCCCCGAATTGATAAAGGGGTCACTTACGTTCCGTTTCGGACGGTCGGGGAAGCCCTTGGTATTGATATTACCTGGAACAGCACATCACAGACTGTAAAAGCGACGAATACGGTGAACGGACAAACTACTGAGGTGCTATTACAAGTTGGCAGTACCACAGCCACCGTAAATGGTAAAAAAGTTACACTCCCCGCAGCACCTGTTCAGCGGGAAGGACGCGTACTCATTCCACTCAGTTCATTCAGTAACCAATTCGATGTACAGGTAAGCTGGAATCAAGCAACCAAAACCGTCTCCCTCGTCTCACCACGGCGCGAAATGCATTTGAGAGCCTTCTATGCATTGCAATCCTTTCAAGAAAAGGATCTTATTGCTTCCATGAACTCTGTAGCATTTGGCTGGAGCCGCATTGATCGTGAAGGTCAGTTTACGCTCCAGGGTGATGAGTATCGTCTCCCTGCTGCTGCGGGTGATATTACGCCGCAGTCCATCATTGCTGACGCAGCGGATCAACAGATCCAACCACAGCTCATGGTGTATGCCTTGGATGGAAACGGAGAACTGACCAAAGTTCTGAGCGACAGCAGCCTGCGACAGAAATCAATTGAAGGTATAACTGCTGCTGTAGCAGAGCATGGTTTTGGCGGAGTTGTTCTGGATTTTGAAGGACTCGGTTTTAAACTGGATGCGGTAGAACAACAGAAGCTACTCAATGCTTACGTGAAGCAATTAAAGAGTTCCTTGCCCCAGGACACAGCCTTATCTTTGGCGGTACCGCCGCTAAACAGTGCTTATAAAGGATATGATTACAAGACACTTGCCTCCATCGCAGATGATCTTATCATTATGGCTTATCAGTATAATCCAGTTGGCACCAAATCCCAGGTACCCGAACCCAATAGCCTTGTGGACCAAGCCATTCAGCTAGCTCTTCAAACTGGTGTCCCGAAAAATAAGCTACTACTCGGTATCAGTCTGAGCAGTGAAACGCCGTCCTCTGTGGATGATAAGCTGGGTCTTGCCAAACGTTATGACCTCAAAGGAGCCGCCTTCTGGCGCCTGGGTCTGTTCCGTTCCTACAATACGAAGATGGAAGATGCCGTGAATGCATCTGTCATCAAAGAATAG
- a CDS encoding 2-dehydropantoate 2-reductase N-terminal domain-containing protein, with protein sequence MTTNSKQPKVLIVGAGAVGFSVGYHLHLAGADLTFLVRKGRTEAFHAPQKLYCYDDASLKDFSGYHVIEDVAAIKRQQYQYIIVTLDGNASRTPEGIELLSRIGNIVRNSTSTVIMCGFGSGIREHYLEVMQIREDQLLRGILGTLSHQSSADLPVHEPTDPKQIAQAIVCYKHPTNNVGFQVETNNKAVAKQFIALYNQSKVSRCGQVSPSMFNIYSSIGFPVYAACDILGWPPFSSVIANTELWQLACRAQGEIAGLPSHGLIGKMMGVVMGARMTAKIQLKMERDMLPLDYQAFNRFHHGGKVRTQDVESLRNSIIEGQRQGRPMRALKELLQRVVEHEAASASTPR encoded by the coding sequence ATGACAACCAACTCAAAACAACCCAAAGTTCTAATTGTAGGTGCAGGAGCCGTTGGATTTTCAGTGGGTTACCACCTTCACTTAGCCGGTGCTGATCTGACTTTTCTAGTGCGAAAAGGACGAACAGAAGCATTCCATGCTCCGCAGAAGCTCTATTGTTATGACGATGCTTCCCTCAAAGATTTTAGCGGCTATCATGTCATTGAAGATGTAGCAGCTATCAAGCGTCAGCAATATCAATATATTATTGTCACCTTGGATGGTAATGCCAGTCGCACACCAGAAGGCATCGAACTGCTGTCTAGGATAGGTAATATTGTACGGAACTCCACAAGTACTGTCATTATGTGCGGGTTTGGGAGTGGAATCCGTGAACATTATCTGGAGGTGATGCAGATTCGAGAGGATCAGTTACTAAGAGGAATACTGGGTACGCTGAGTCATCAATCCTCGGCTGATTTACCTGTCCATGAGCCAACCGATCCCAAACAGATCGCTCAAGCCATTGTCTGTTACAAACACCCGACGAACAACGTCGGTTTCCAAGTAGAAACCAATAATAAAGCAGTAGCTAAACAATTTATCGCACTTTACAATCAATCTAAAGTCTCGCGCTGTGGTCAAGTAAGCCCATCCATGTTTAATATTTACTCCAGTATCGGTTTTCCTGTATATGCCGCTTGTGATATTTTGGGCTGGCCTCCCTTCTCGTCTGTTATTGCCAATACGGAACTTTGGCAGCTCGCTTGCCGTGCCCAAGGTGAGATAGCAGGCTTGCCTAGTCATGGTCTCATCGGCAAGATGATGGGTGTCGTGATGGGCGCACGTATGACAGCAAAAATACAACTTAAAATGGAACGGGATATGCTACCACTCGATTATCAAGCCTTCAATCGTTTCCATCATGGTGGCAAGGTACGCACCCAGGATGTGGAATCTTTGCGGAATTCGATAATTGAAGGTCAACGCCAAGGCCGTCCCATGAGGGCATTGAAGGAATTACTGCAACGTGTAGTTGAACATGAAGCAGCCAGCGCATCTACACCACGTTAA
- a CDS encoding ATP-binding protein: MLKTEFINVLSIVSHKLYDSAANVMDTASRLIPANTFCIAQLDHLSTKVLNVYNREKLILGEGLVVDNAESYCALVTEHSQGPLVIDNNLTHPLTRHMDATEFVGGCSFVGVPIHDENGEIYGSLCSFDQDFYSYQQKDIDLLLSLSSFFTSLLEMETTLQQLKRAEETTSKMLEEKKNLLAILSHEIRTPMNGVLAMANLLQSTTLNEDQSLYVNVIEESGTSLLSMMDQILDYSKMEAGAISLEVNPYSVIDTVDHVLQLFSSEAQKKGIRLYAEYNINDHLMLIGDQHKVRQILINLVGNALKFTENGEVCISTQVSADPEGTLHVSYEIRDTGIGIPQDRQDLLFKSYSQIHGNSGKYGGAGLGLSICKQLAELMGGIVWLKETSHLGSRFVFNISSAAPTSMQISE, from the coding sequence ATGTTGAAAACAGAATTCATTAATGTACTATCCATTGTCTCACATAAATTATACGATTCGGCTGCTAACGTTATGGATACAGCGAGCAGGTTAATTCCTGCAAATACGTTTTGTATCGCCCAGTTGGATCATCTATCGACCAAAGTTCTCAATGTATATAATCGTGAAAAACTAATATTAGGTGAAGGGCTAGTCGTTGACAACGCCGAGTCATACTGTGCGCTTGTGACTGAACATTCCCAAGGCCCGTTGGTAATCGATAATAATCTGACTCATCCATTAACCAGACATATGGACGCAACCGAATTCGTAGGTGGATGTTCATTTGTCGGTGTACCCATACATGATGAGAATGGAGAAATTTATGGCTCCCTCTGCTCATTTGATCAGGATTTCTATTCCTACCAACAGAAGGACATAGATTTGCTGCTCTCCTTGTCTTCCTTTTTCACGAGTCTGCTAGAGATGGAAACGACCCTGCAGCAGTTAAAACGTGCGGAAGAAACCACTTCCAAAATGCTAGAAGAGAAGAAAAATCTGCTTGCCATCCTCAGCCACGAAATCCGAACCCCAATGAATGGTGTTCTTGCCATGGCAAACCTGTTGCAATCTACAACACTGAATGAGGATCAATCGTTGTATGTTAATGTCATTGAAGAAAGTGGTACCAGCCTTCTGTCTATGATGGATCAAATTCTCGATTATTCCAAAATGGAAGCAGGTGCGATCTCTTTGGAGGTCAATCCTTATAGTGTCATTGACACAGTTGACCACGTACTACAGTTGTTTTCCTCTGAAGCACAGAAAAAAGGAATTCGATTATACGCAGAATACAATATAAATGATCATCTGATGCTTATTGGCGATCAGCATAAAGTCCGTCAGATTCTAATCAATCTCGTTGGGAATGCGCTTAAATTCACGGAGAATGGTGAAGTATGTATCTCCACTCAGGTATCTGCTGATCCAGAAGGTACGCTACATGTCTCCTATGAGATAAGAGATACAGGCATCGGCATACCGCAAGATCGCCAGGATCTGTTGTTCAAATCCTATTCGCAAATTCATGGTAACTCAGGAAAGTATGGTGGAGCGGGGCTAGGCCTGTCCATCTGTAAACAACTCGCTGAATTAATGGGTGGCATTGTATGGCTTAAAGAGACAAGTCACTTGGGCAGTCGGTTTGTCTTTAATATTTCCAGCGCTGCACCAACGTCCATGCAAATCTCTGAATGA
- a CDS encoding exo-alpha-sialidase: MVVVNITGALAGSQFEPSIAVNTLNPNIMCVVAVDTSTGPTLTGFYRSINGGSTWSTTVLPQPAGYAGAEAPTIDYTFPNTFIITVHLFNGINDGTIASYTSFDDGLTWQPPVIVQAGFGTIVHNDEPYIAVDRSPGSPYRGNAYVGYTPLATTSSAIFTQRSLSQGISWDPPDRQSNPRGIHDRAALAVGFSGQVYAGYIITGPVSPSALLRISYDGGITYQPPLERQATFISSVVPAPSPLPVPNYAFRVQTNLSLGADISSGPNSGAVYGVWNDARAGYTDVLFCESPDGLLWSDPVSITGAPPGTQNFFPSITVSPFAGTIRVIYYTNRIDGFLLDVFVAESFDGGASFSNRRITTTSFNPNGNSPMPTVLIGDYITAATVSPDNLAAVWMATTPPTGKLDVYFGN, translated from the coding sequence ATGGTAGTTGTGAACATTACTGGAGCGTTGGCAGGCAGTCAATTTGAACCCTCGATTGCAGTTAATACGTTGAACCCGAATATCATGTGTGTGGTCGCTGTGGATACCAGTACAGGACCAACATTGACTGGATTCTATCGGTCCATTAATGGAGGCAGTACCTGGTCCACTACTGTACTTCCTCAACCGGCAGGTTATGCAGGAGCAGAGGCGCCTACGATAGACTATACGTTTCCGAACACCTTTATCATTACCGTGCATTTGTTTAACGGGATCAATGATGGTACGATTGCGAGTTATACTTCTTTTGATGATGGACTCACTTGGCAGCCACCCGTTATCGTGCAAGCGGGGTTTGGTACCATTGTTCATAATGATGAGCCTTACATAGCTGTTGACCGTTCTCCCGGTAGCCCTTATCGAGGCAATGCATATGTCGGATATACGCCGCTTGCTACCACTTCTTCCGCTATATTTACGCAAAGATCGCTCTCACAGGGAATATCCTGGGACCCGCCTGATCGTCAATCGAACCCTCGTGGAATACATGATCGGGCAGCGTTAGCTGTTGGGTTCTCAGGTCAGGTCTATGCAGGTTATATCATTACGGGGCCTGTCAGTCCTTCTGCGCTATTGCGCATTTCGTACGATGGGGGAATTACCTATCAACCTCCTCTTGAGAGACAGGCAACGTTTATCTCATCCGTCGTACCCGCGCCTTCGCCCTTGCCTGTACCGAATTACGCTTTTCGAGTACAGACCAACTTAAGTTTGGGGGCGGATATATCGAGTGGGCCTAACAGTGGGGCTGTATATGGCGTTTGGAATGATGCACGTGCCGGATATACCGATGTTTTATTCTGCGAATCTCCGGATGGCCTTCTATGGTCAGATCCAGTCAGTATTACAGGCGCACCTCCAGGTACGCAGAATTTTTTCCCATCGATCACTGTATCACCTTTTGCGGGCACGATCCGGGTTATTTATTACACGAATCGAATTGACGGTTTTTTGCTGGACGTCTTTGTTGCGGAATCTTTTGATGGGGGTGCCAGTTTCTCGAACCGTCGGATTACAACTACATCCTTTAATCCAAATGGCAACTCTCCGATGCCCACAGTACTGATTGGAGACTATATTACTGCGGCTACAGTTAGTCCGGATAATCTCGCAGCAGTTTGGATGGCTACAACGCCGCCCACGGGTAAGCTGGATGTTTATTTTGGAAACTAA